A window from Pseudopipra pipra isolate bDixPip1 chromosome 25, bDixPip1.hap1, whole genome shotgun sequence encodes these proteins:
- the GOLT1A gene encoding vesicle transport protein GOT1A isoform X1: MVSLTDFQRIGVGLVGFGLFFLLFGMLLYFDSVLLAFGNRPKLKGTSFFFGGLIVVLMRWPILGMLLEAYGFITLFRSFFPVALGFLGSLANIPLLSQLLQKVGDSGSMV; this comes from the exons ATGGTGTCTCTGACCGACTTCCAGC GGATTGGAGTGGGGCTGGTTGGCTTTggcctcttcttcctcctttttggGATGCTCCTGTACTTTGACTCCGTGCTCCTGGCCTTTGGGAAC CGGCCCAAGCTGAAGGGCACCAGCTTCTTTTTCGGGGGGCTGATCGTCGTCCTCATGCGGTGGCCGAtcctggggatgctgctggaggCCTATGGCTTCATCACCCTCTTCAG GAGCTTTTTCCCGGTGGCTTTGGGGTTCCTGGGCTCGCTGGCAAACATCCCCCTGCTGAGCCAG CTCTTGCAGAAGGTGGGAGACAGCGGCTCCATGGTGTGA
- the GOLT1A gene encoding vesicle transport protein GOT1A isoform X2, with protein MVSLTDFQRIGVGLVGFGLFFLLFGMLLYFDSVLLAFGNILFLSGLVFIIGFRRTFTFFFQRPKLKGTSFFFGGLIVVLMRWPILGMLLEAYGFITLFRSFFPVALGFLGSLANIPLLSQLLQKVGDSGSMV; from the exons ATGGTGTCTCTGACCGACTTCCAGC GGATTGGAGTGGGGCTGGTTGGCTTTggcctcttcttcctcctttttggGATGCTCCTGTACTTTGACTCCGTGCTCCTGGCCTTTGGGAAC atCCTCTTCCTCTCTGGCTTGGTCTTCATCATCGGCTTCAGGAGGACCTTCACCTTCTTCTTCCAGCGGCCCAAGCTGAAGGGCACCAGCTTCTTTTTCGGGGGGCTGATCGTCGTCCTCATGCGGTGGCCGAtcctggggatgctgctggaggCCTATGGCTTCATCACCCTCTTCAG GAGCTTTTTCCCGGTGGCTTTGGGGTTCCTGGGCTCGCTGGCAAACATCCCCCTGCTGAGCCAG CTCTTGCAGAAGGTGGGAGACAGCGGCTCCATGGTGTGA